A part of Salmo trutta chromosome 15, fSalTru1.1, whole genome shotgun sequence genomic DNA contains:
- the rnf170 gene encoding E3 ubiquitin-protein ligase RNF170 isoform X1, whose translation MDENNECGEVDYLLQDEDSLIEGVSNPVLFVVVLSVTFLCGLVTLLCRNEQYNIHPENQEQVRVVRQQLQSESQEAEPAEPRQQFYTDMSCPVCLQQAVLPVETNCGHLFCGSCIIAYWRYGTWLGAISCPICRQMVTLLFPLFHEQVSPQQVQDGTVEPLFILRDLSDYNRRFSGQPRSLMDRLRDVPTLLRHLFREMFSVGGLFWMFRIRVLLCLIGALTYLISPLDFIPEALFGLLGFLDDFFIILLLFIYISIMYREVVTQRLAA comes from the exons ATGGATGAAAACAATGAATGTGGCGAGGTGGACTATTTGCTGCAAGATGAAGACTCACTCATAGAGGGAGTCAGCAACCCAGTCCTGTTTGTTGTCGTTCTCAGTGTCACTTTCCTGTGTGGACTAGTAACTCTGCTCTGCAG AAATGAGCAGTATAACATCCACCCAGAGAACCAGGAACAAGTCCGTGTCGTCCGGCAACAGCTACAGTCCGAATCTCAG GAAGCTGAACCAGCCGAACCCAGGCAACAGTTCTATACAGACATGTCCTGTCCAGTGTGTCTACAGCAGGCCGTGCTGCCTGTGGAAACTAACTGCGGTCACCTCTTCTGTG GTTCTTGTATAATTGCGTATTGGAGATATGGGACGTGGCTCGGTGCAATCAGTTGTCCCATCTGCAGACAAATG GTGACCCTGTTGTTCCCACTCTTCCACGAGCAAGTCTCCCCTCAGCAGGTACAGGATGGAACGGTTGAACCTCTCTTCATCCTCCGGGATCTCAGCGACTACAACCGCAGGTTCTCAGGACAACCACGATCT CTGATGGACCGGCTGCGTGACGTCCCCACGTTGCTGCGCCACCTCTTCAGGGAGATGTTCTCCGTAGGGGGCCTGTTCTGGATGTTCCGGATCCGTGTCCTGCTGTGTCTGATCGGGGCTCTGACCTACCTGATCTCCCCTCTAGACTTCATCCCTGAGGCTCTGTTCGGCCTGCTAGGCTTCCTGGACGACTTCTTCATCATCCTGCTTCTGTTCATCTATATCTCTATCATGTATAGAGAGGTGGTGACCCAGAGACTGGCAGCGTGA
- the rnf170 gene encoding E3 ubiquitin-protein ligase RNF170 isoform X2, whose translation MDENNECGEVDYLLQDEDSLIEGVSNPVLFVVVLSVTFLCGLVTLLCRNEQYNIHPENQEQVRVVRQQLQSESQEAEPAEPRQQFYTDMSCPVCLQQAVLPVETNCGHLFCGSCIIAYWRYGTWLGAISCPICRQMVTLLFPLFHEQVSPQQVQDGTVEPLFILRDLSDYNRRFSGQPRSLMDRLRDVPTLLRHLFREMFSVGGLFWMFRIRVLLCLIGALTYLISPLDFIPEALFGLLGFLDDFFIILLLFIYISIMYREVVTQRLAG comes from the exons ATGGATGAAAACAATGAATGTGGCGAGGTGGACTATTTGCTGCAAGATGAAGACTCACTCATAGAGGGAGTCAGCAACCCAGTCCTGTTTGTTGTCGTTCTCAGTGTCACTTTCCTGTGTGGACTAGTAACTCTGCTCTGCAG AAATGAGCAGTATAACATCCACCCAGAGAACCAGGAACAAGTCCGTGTCGTCCGGCAACAGCTACAGTCCGAATCTCAG GAAGCTGAACCAGCCGAACCCAGGCAACAGTTCTATACAGACATGTCCTGTCCAGTGTGTCTACAGCAGGCCGTGCTGCCTGTGGAAACTAACTGCGGTCACCTCTTCTGTG GTTCTTGTATAATTGCGTATTGGAGATATGGGACGTGGCTCGGTGCAATCAGTTGTCCCATCTGCAGACAAATG GTGACCCTGTTGTTCCCACTCTTCCACGAGCAAGTCTCCCCTCAGCAGGTACAGGATGGAACGGTTGAACCTCTCTTCATCCTCCGGGATCTCAGCGACTACAACCGCAGGTTCTCAGGACAACCACGATCT CTGATGGACCGGCTGCGTGACGTCCCCACGTTGCTGCGCCACCTCTTCAGGGAGATGTTCTCCGTAGGGGGCCTGTTCTGGATGTTCCGGATCCGTGTCCTGCTGTGTCTGATCGGGGCTCTGACCTACCTGATCTCCCCTCTAGACTTCATCCCTGAGGCTCTGTTCGGCCTGCTAGGCTTCCTGGACGACTTCTTCATCATCCTGCTTCTGTTCATCTATATCTCTATCATGTATAGAGAG GTGGTGACCCAGAGACTGGCAGGGTGA